Proteins from a genomic interval of Sporolactobacillus sp. Y61:
- the prfB gene encoding peptide chain release factor 2 yields the protein MELSEMKHEIDEMAGRLKEFRGLFDLDSKKERIAELEEQMTLPGFWDDNEKAQKVIDESNELKGKVDSLSELITKFEDLQVAYELVKEENDADLKNELETSLAEAGKAFDHYETQLLLSGKHDRNNAILELHPGAGGTEAQDWASMLLRMYTRWAERHGYSVETLDYLPGDEAGVKSVTLLIKGPDAYGYLKTEKGIHRLVRISPFDAAGRRHTSFVSCEVTPELDDSIDIDIRPEDVKMEVFRSSGAGGQHINKTSSAVRLIHIPTGIVVSCQSERSQFQNRDQAMKMLKSRLYQMEEEKREAEKAALHGEQKEIGWGSQIRSYVFHPYSMVKDHRTNVEIGDVNRVMDGDIDPFIDACLRLNLS from the coding sequence ATGGAATTATCAGAAATGAAACATGAAATCGACGAGATGGCAGGCCGTCTCAAAGAATTTAGGGGTCTCTTTGACTTAGACAGCAAAAAGGAGCGTATCGCCGAGCTTGAGGAACAGATGACCCTGCCCGGTTTCTGGGATGATAATGAAAAAGCCCAGAAAGTGATCGATGAATCCAATGAATTGAAGGGCAAGGTCGACTCCCTCAGCGAGCTGATCACGAAGTTTGAAGATCTTCAGGTGGCCTATGAACTCGTGAAAGAGGAAAATGACGCTGACCTGAAAAACGAACTGGAGACCTCACTTGCCGAAGCCGGTAAGGCATTCGATCATTATGAAACGCAGCTGCTGCTCAGCGGCAAACATGACCGGAACAATGCGATTCTGGAACTGCATCCCGGCGCCGGTGGGACAGAGGCCCAGGACTGGGCGTCCATGCTGCTGCGGATGTACACACGCTGGGCGGAACGCCACGGCTACTCTGTCGAGACGCTCGACTATCTGCCGGGGGATGAAGCCGGTGTGAAGAGCGTCACCCTGCTGATCAAAGGTCCGGATGCCTACGGCTATCTGAAAACGGAAAAAGGCATTCACCGTCTGGTCCGTATTTCTCCGTTTGACGCAGCAGGCAGGCGTCATACGTCCTTTGTTTCCTGCGAGGTGACTCCGGAACTCGATGACAGTATCGACATTGACATCCGTCCGGAAGACGTGAAAATGGAAGTGTTCCGTTCCAGCGGCGCCGGTGGGCAGCATATCAATAAAACGTCATCGGCGGTCCGGCTGATCCATATTCCGACCGGGATTGTGGTCAGCTGCCAGTCTGAACGTTCTCAGTTTCAGAACCGGGATCAGGCGATGAAGATGCTGAAATCGCGTCTCTACCAGATGGAGGAAGAAAAACGCGAAGCAGAAAAAGCCGCTCTGCACGGTGAACAGAAGGAAATTGGCTGGGGCAGTCAGATCCGTTCCTATGTTTTCCATCCGTATTCGATGGTGAAAGATCACCGGACGAATGTGGAAATCGGCGATGTGAACCGGGTGATGGACGGAGACATCGATCCATTCATCGATGCCTGTCTCAGACTGAATCTGTCATGA
- a CDS encoding YitT family protein: MSFLAKRDKHAAAPRGWKAAVLDYFYVIAGATILGISFNLFQLPNQIAAGGVSGIGIILHWTLGWEPAYVLWGLNIPLFIIGILMLGKSFGYFDYALKTLIGTLMLPLSVFLTADWPAATHNALLGALFGGIGVGLGLGIVFRGRGSTGGTALAGQVFQKFTGLSLGFCVSAIDGAIVLASAFTLSLESALYALISIYLQAKMIDVVQLGFNTEKMALVISNREDKMRRAILEEIDRGVTRISSRGGYTGDDRPMLMTVVSQSELTHLKQLIRSIDPEAFFIVTNATEVFGKGFYRGV, encoded by the coding sequence ATGTCTTTCCTGGCGAAAAGGGACAAGCATGCTGCCGCACCACGCGGATGGAAAGCGGCGGTACTGGATTATTTTTATGTGATTGCCGGTGCGACAATTCTCGGTATTTCTTTTAATCTTTTTCAGCTGCCCAATCAAATTGCAGCGGGGGGTGTCAGCGGGATCGGCATTATTCTGCACTGGACACTCGGCTGGGAGCCGGCCTATGTCCTCTGGGGACTGAATATCCCGCTTTTTATCATCGGCATCCTGATGCTCGGGAAGAGCTTCGGTTATTTTGATTATGCGCTTAAGACGCTGATTGGTACGCTGATGCTGCCGCTCTCCGTTTTTCTGACGGCAGACTGGCCGGCTGCGACCCACAATGCGCTGCTCGGCGCACTTTTTGGCGGGATTGGGGTCGGACTGGGGCTGGGCATCGTCTTTCGCGGACGCGGCTCGACCGGTGGCACCGCGCTTGCCGGTCAGGTCTTCCAGAAGTTTACCGGGCTCTCACTTGGTTTCTGCGTGTCGGCCATTGACGGTGCGATTGTCCTTGCTTCTGCCTTTACGCTCTCCCTGGAATCAGCACTTTATGCGCTGATCAGCATTTATCTTCAGGCAAAAATGATCGACGTCGTCCAGCTCGGGTTCAATACAGAGAAAATGGCTCTCGTGATTTCAAACAGGGAAGACAAGATGCGGCGCGCCATTCTCGAGGAGATCGACCGGGGGGTGACGCGGATCAGCAGCCGCGGCGGCTATACGGGGGATGACCGGCCGATGCTGATGACTGTCGTTTCGCAGAGCGAGCTGACTCATCTCAAACAGTTGATCCGCTCCATTGATCCCGAAGCCTTTTTTATCGTCACGAATGCGACGGAAGTATTCGGCAAGGGATTTTACCGGGGAGTCTGA
- the ftsE gene encoding cell division ATP-binding protein FtsE — protein MIQMQNVWKAYPNGVMALNGIDLSVKKGEFVYIVGPSGAGKSTFIKMIFRELKPTRGKILVAHKDIAKLKERQVPYLRRKIGIVFQDFRLLPKLTVYENVAFALEVIEEPPRVIKRRVMEVLDLVGLKHKIRSFPNQLSGGEQQRVSIARSICNRPPVLIADEPTGNLDPETSWQIMDVFKRINEQGTTIVMATHNRDIVDRIKHRVIALEGGMIVRDEEEGGYGYEA, from the coding sequence ATGATTCAGATGCAGAATGTCTGGAAAGCTTACCCTAATGGTGTCATGGCACTAAATGGTATTGATCTCTCGGTTAAGAAAGGCGAATTTGTCTATATCGTCGGACCCAGTGGGGCCGGCAAGTCAACGTTTATCAAGATGATTTTCAGAGAACTGAAACCAACGAGAGGCAAAATTCTTGTCGCTCATAAAGATATAGCTAAGCTGAAAGAAAGACAGGTTCCTTATCTGAGACGGAAGATCGGCATTGTTTTCCAGGATTTTCGTCTGCTTCCGAAACTGACTGTTTATGAAAATGTCGCTTTCGCGCTTGAAGTGATCGAGGAGCCGCCGCGCGTGATCAAACGCCGCGTGATGGAGGTCCTGGATCTTGTCGGACTGAAGCATAAAATACGTTCCTTCCCCAATCAGCTCTCCGGCGGCGAGCAGCAGCGCGTATCGATTGCCCGTTCTATCTGTAACCGTCCACCGGTCCTGATCGCCGATGAACCGACGGGGAACCTCGATCCGGAAACCTCCTGGCAGATCATGGATGTATTCAAAAGGATCAACGAACAGGGGACAACGATTGTCATGGCGACACACAACCGTGATATCGTGGACCGGATCAAGCACAGAGTCATTGCCCTTGAGGGCGGCATGATCGTCCGGGATGAAGAAGAAGGGGGTTACGGTTATGAAGCTTAG
- the ftsX gene encoding permease-like cell division protein FtsX — MKLRTLHRHVNESFKSLGRNGWMTFASVSAVTVSLILVGLFLMVLFNLNKIAGDIESDVEVRVYVDQSATQADTNRLENQLKGINNVQSVAYQPKEEGLNNLMDSLGSDKKTFKDLTKQNPLPNAFILKTDQPEQTIGVASEVKSLSHVSDVRYGKGTVEKLFKFINIARNVGIVLIIGLLFTSIFLIANTIKLTIVARRREIEIMKYVGATNAFVRWPYFLEGLMMGVLGAVIPVVLVIIVYHFAYYNLGGSLSQMFIRLIPYQTMTLHLSLLLVGIGAAIGVWGSLSSVRKFLKV; from the coding sequence ATGAAGCTTAGGACACTGCACAGACACGTTAATGAGAGCTTCAAAAGCCTGGGTCGAAACGGATGGATGACCTTTGCCTCCGTCAGTGCCGTAACCGTCTCTCTCATTCTGGTCGGACTGTTTCTGATGGTGCTCTTCAATCTGAATAAAATTGCCGGAGATATTGAGAGTGATGTGGAAGTTCGCGTCTATGTCGATCAGTCGGCGACGCAGGCGGATACAAACCGGCTGGAGAATCAGCTGAAGGGGATCAATAATGTGCAGTCCGTCGCCTATCAGCCTAAAGAAGAAGGGCTGAATAATCTGATGGACAGTCTCGGCAGTGACAAGAAGACGTTTAAGGATCTGACGAAACAGAATCCGCTCCCGAACGCCTTTATCCTGAAAACCGATCAGCCGGAACAGACGATCGGTGTTGCGTCAGAAGTGAAAAGTCTGTCGCATGTGTCCGACGTCCGCTACGGAAAAGGGACTGTTGAGAAACTGTTCAAGTTCATCAACATCGCGCGGAATGTCGGTATCGTGTTGATTATCGGTCTGCTGTTTACATCGATCTTCCTGATCGCCAACACGATCAAACTGACGATTGTTGCCCGACGCCGGGAAATCGAAATTATGAAATATGTCGGTGCGACCAATGCCTTTGTCCGCTGGCCTTATTTCCTTGAAGGGCTGATGATGGGCGTTCTTGGAGCAGTGATTCCGGTCGTTCTGGTTATTATTGTTTATCATTTTGCCTATTATAATCTTGGGGGCAGTTTATCCCAGATGTTTATCAGGCTGATTCCTTATCAAACGATGACGCTTCATCTCAGCCTGCTTCTGGTCGGCATTGGCGCAGCAATCGGCGTCTGGGGCAGTCTGAGTTCAGTACGGAAATTTCTCAAGGTCTGA
- a CDS encoding S41 family peptidase: MKKFSGKIVALLMVLSLVIGGAAGSFVVYSLTKSNEQTTAPAVETGSAAADQETAKIKAIHDLIEKDYFQKVDSSKLYDGAIKGMISALGDPFSSYMNAKNATAFTESLSSSFQGIGAEVQMVGNRVSVVSPIKGSPAEKAGIRPNDQIVSIDGKTTEGLDINEAVSRIRGKKGTVVKLGIRRPGTDNELSFSIKRDDIPLRTVDSRMIRQSGSQIGYIAITQFNEKTDQEFADALTSLEKQKLQGLIVDVRGNPGGYLQAVEKIANLIVPNQKPIVQIEDRQGKRQPFYSTSNKKKNYPIVGLIDGGSASASEILAGALKQAGGYRLVGEKSFGKGTVQQGIQLSDKSELKLTTNKWLTPDGDWIHKKGVQPTIQVKQPDYFYAAPLVLKKDQVLKPDQTSSHIADAQKMLKAAGFDPKRADGYFSRETTRAVSAFQKDVSLPVTGNIDQKTAEALQAATLKAIASPKNDRQLSAAVQEVLKEIK; this comes from the coding sequence ATGAAAAAATTCAGCGGCAAAATAGTCGCTTTACTGATGGTGCTGTCGCTCGTGATTGGTGGAGCGGCGGGTTCTTTTGTGGTATACAGCCTGACCAAGAGCAATGAACAGACGACGGCGCCGGCCGTGGAGACCGGTTCAGCCGCGGCAGACCAGGAGACCGCAAAAATAAAAGCCATTCACGATTTAATTGAAAAAGACTATTTTCAGAAAGTCGACAGCAGCAAGCTGTATGACGGCGCGATAAAAGGGATGATCAGCGCGCTGGGTGATCCCTTCTCAAGCTACATGAATGCCAAAAATGCCACAGCATTCACCGAATCCCTTTCTTCATCCTTCCAGGGGATCGGAGCCGAAGTCCAGATGGTCGGAAACAGAGTGAGTGTTGTTTCACCGATCAAGGGATCACCGGCTGAGAAAGCCGGCATCAGGCCAAATGATCAGATCGTTTCTATCGATGGGAAGACGACGGAGGGCCTCGACATCAACGAAGCCGTCAGCCGGATCCGCGGAAAAAAAGGAACGGTCGTCAAACTGGGTATCCGGCGTCCGGGCACGGATAATGAACTTAGCTTTTCTATTAAGCGTGATGACATTCCGCTGCGCACGGTTGACAGCCGGATGATCCGGCAGTCAGGCAGTCAGATCGGATATATCGCCATTACACAGTTTAACGAAAAAACCGACCAGGAGTTTGCAGACGCCCTGACATCTCTTGAAAAACAGAAACTGCAGGGCCTGATTGTGGATGTGCGCGGGAACCCGGGCGGCTATCTGCAGGCTGTTGAAAAAATAGCCAACCTGATTGTGCCGAATCAGAAGCCGATTGTTCAGATCGAAGACCGACAGGGTAAGCGTCAGCCGTTTTACTCAACATCGAATAAGAAAAAGAACTATCCGATTGTCGGTCTGATCGATGGCGGCAGTGCATCAGCGTCGGAAATTCTGGCCGGCGCCCTGAAACAGGCCGGAGGTTACCGCCTGGTCGGTGAAAAATCATTCGGTAAAGGGACGGTTCAGCAGGGCATTCAGCTTTCTGATAAAAGTGAACTGAAACTGACCACCAATAAGTGGCTGACGCCAGACGGAGACTGGATCCACAAGAAAGGGGTTCAGCCGACAATTCAAGTGAAGCAGCCGGATTATTTCTATGCCGCACCGCTGGTTCTGAAGAAGGACCAGGTTCTGAAGCCGGATCAGACGAGCTCGCATATTGCTGACGCTCAGAAGATGCTGAAAGCGGCCGGATTTGATCCGAAGCGTGCTGACGGGTACTTCAGCAGAGAGACAACCCGTGCGGTCAGCGCTTTTCAGAAGGACGTCAGTCTGCCTGTGACAGGAAACATTGATCAGAAAACAGCTGAAGCGCTTCAGGCAGCTACGCTGAAAGCCATTGCCAGTCCGAAGAACGATCGCCAGCTCAGTGCGGCGGTTCAGGAAGTTCTGAAAGAAATCAAATAA
- a CDS encoding DUF6141 family protein has translation MGKKTDATLREVQGFWNSPILFWPVILISASAWITFILNITLFNNIDTPRDLSGYLLLLGILFPLLFFLVTFTIEVRTDGVYFRFFPFHIRYKKIPFKSIAYYYPVNYSTISRFGGIGIRFNSRGEKIYNLGGNKGVEYNRRKIGYRYESR, from the coding sequence ATGGGAAAAAAAACTGACGCTACTTTACGTGAGGTCCAGGGGTTTTGGAATTCTCCTATTCTTTTTTGGCCGGTGATTTTAATTTCTGCCTCCGCATGGATAACATTTATTTTAAATATCACCTTATTTAATAATATTGACACTCCACGTGATTTATCTGGCTATTTGTTATTGCTTGGAATTTTGTTCCCGCTATTATTCTTTCTTGTCACGTTTACTATTGAGGTCAGGACAGACGGTGTATATTTTCGATTTTTTCCGTTTCACATTCGCTACAAAAAGATTCCCTTTAAAAGTATTGCTTATTATTATCCGGTAAATTATAGTACGATCTCTCGATTTGGAGGAATAGGAATTCGATTTAACTCTCGTGGTGAAAAAATATATAATTTGGGAGGCAACAAGGGAGTTGAATACAACAGGAGAAAAATTGGTTATAGGTACGAATCAAGATGA
- a CDS encoding PDZ domain-containing protein, with product MADIVRSILSGLASFFLNPVFYLLVAGLFLFSAQRVRRERRSFHVKAYGMFNTIFRSIVPSLLMGLSGSVLLLVSGTALTQGVIVLFSCAYLVIMLTTQLRFLSPAIAGGLAMPAAWFMPDFQTPFSLINRWISEIREVNFFSLGVFVVVCMLMECLLVYLWGASQSSPRLINSRRGGLAGAHEASELWIVPLLLLLPSPSGPIGSAGPWPFIPDTGSSYGLIMFPLGVGIAQLITHTLPGRAVRETGHWLLICTGFTALFVGLAWPDLHLPFMAVIGGLLALVGRLGLVWYHHYLRESRPFYYTMPNQGIRVIGVIPHTPGARMGILSGEQILQVNDVTVTSEYDFYQALQKNPAYCKLEVLDRFGEPRFVKGTIHEGDSHRIGLLFLEPEMG from the coding sequence ATGGCGGATATTGTGCGATCGATCTTATCAGGCCTTGCCTCTTTTTTCTTAAATCCGGTTTTTTACCTGCTGGTTGCCGGACTGTTTCTGTTCAGTGCGCAGCGTGTCCGGCGGGAGCGACGCTCATTTCATGTTAAGGCATATGGCATGTTCAATACGATTTTCAGGAGTATTGTGCCCTCTTTACTCATGGGGCTCAGCGGATCAGTACTCCTGCTTGTTTCCGGTACGGCGCTGACGCAGGGGGTAATCGTGCTGTTCTCCTGTGCTTATCTGGTCATCATGCTGACGACGCAGCTTCGTTTTCTTTCACCGGCGATTGCTGGTGGTCTGGCCATGCCTGCTGCATGGTTCATGCCTGATTTTCAGACGCCTTTTTCGCTGATCAACCGCTGGATCAGTGAGATCCGCGAGGTGAACTTCTTTTCTCTCGGCGTCTTCGTCGTCGTCTGTATGCTGATGGAGTGCCTGCTCGTTTATCTCTGGGGTGCGTCTCAGTCCTCTCCGCGGCTGATTAACAGTCGTCGCGGCGGACTCGCAGGGGCTCATGAAGCAAGTGAGTTATGGATTGTCCCGCTCCTGCTCTTACTTCCTTCTCCCTCGGGACCCATAGGGTCGGCGGGCCCCTGGCCGTTTATTCCCGATACAGGTAGTTCGTACGGTCTGATCATGTTTCCACTTGGCGTCGGTATTGCTCAGCTGATCACGCACACACTTCCCGGGCGTGCTGTACGTGAGACGGGTCACTGGCTGTTAATCTGTACAGGATTTACGGCACTTTTTGTGGGGCTGGCCTGGCCGGATCTGCACCTGCCCTTCATGGCGGTGATCGGTGGTCTTCTGGCCCTGGTCGGGCGCCTGGGTCTGGTCTGGTATCATCATTACCTGCGCGAGTCGCGCCCCTTTTATTACACCATGCCGAATCAGGGCATTCGCGTCATCGGCGTCATTCCGCATACTCCTGGCGCACGGATGGGAATTCTCTCCGGTGAACAGATTCTGCAGGTGAATGATGTTACGGTGACAAGTGAATATGATTTTTATCAGGCTCTGCAGAAAAATCCGGCCTATTGTAAACTGGAAGTACTCGACCGGTTTGGGGAACCACGCTTTGTTAAGGGCACAATACATGAGGGTGACAGTCACAGAATTGGACTGCTTTTTCTTGAGCCGGAAATGGGTTAA
- a CDS encoding AbrB/MazE/SpoVT family DNA-binding domain-containing protein, which translates to MKSTGIVRKVDELGRVVIPIELRRTLNIKEGDPLEIFTEEDRIIFQKYVPSMACQITNEVSPDNLVLANGKLILSRKAAKEVVSEIEKYMGEDAHSKNI; encoded by the coding sequence ATGAAATCCACCGGTATTGTACGTAAAGTAGACGAGCTGGGCCGCGTCGTGATTCCCATAGAACTGAGAAGAACGTTGAATATTAAAGAAGGCGATCCACTGGAAATCTTTACTGAAGAGGATCGAATTATTTTCCAGAAATATGTTCCAAGCATGGCCTGCCAGATTACGAATGAAGTCTCGCCGGACAACCTGGTTCTGGCAAACGGAAAACTGATTCTGAGCCGGAAAGCAGCGAAAGAAGTAGTCAGCGAAATAGAAAAGTATATGGGTGAAGATGCACATTCAAAAAATATATGA
- the uvrB gene encoding excinuclease ABC subunit UvrB has product MDFKLVSSYRPQGDQPEAIRELVQGIESGKKHQTLLGATGTGKTFTMSNVIAQVKKPTLVIAHNKTLAGQLYNEFKEFFPNNAVEYFVSYYDYYQPEAYIPQTDTYIEKDSSINDEIDKLRHSATSALFERRDVIIVASVSCIYGLGSPEEYKSLVVSLRPGMEIDRDAMLRRLVDIQYTRNDVNFTRGTFRVHGDVVEIFPASRDDHCIRVEFFGDEIDRLTEMDPMTGEIVGERDHVAIYPASHFVTGQEKMTRAIKNIQAELDERLKVLRDNGKLLEAQRLEQRTRYDLEMMEEVGFCSGIENYSRHLTFRKAGDPPYTLLDYFPDDFLIMVDESHVTLPQVRAMYNGDQARKNVLVDHGFRLPSAKDNRPLTFDEFENKVNQIVYVSATPGDYEMEHSGQPVQQIIRPTGLLDPKILVRPIRGQIDDLYNEINIRAKRNERVLVTTLTKKMAENLTDYLKGMGVKVRYLHSEIKTLERIEIIRDLRRGEFDVLVGINLLREGLDIPEVSLVAILDADKEGFLRSERSLIQTIGRAARNAEGQVIMYADRITDSMRAAIDETNRRRTIQNAFNEKHHITPKTISKAIPELIQATYEAKDQKKSGKKKKRKLTKTERKKTIISMETEMKKAAKSLDFERAAELRDIIHELKAEG; this is encoded by the coding sequence ATGGACTTCAAACTTGTATCCAGTTACAGGCCGCAGGGGGACCAGCCTGAGGCCATCCGTGAACTTGTTCAGGGCATTGAAAGTGGAAAGAAGCACCAGACACTTTTGGGCGCAACAGGAACAGGAAAGACATTCACGATGTCGAATGTGATTGCGCAGGTAAAGAAACCGACGCTGGTCATCGCCCACAATAAGACACTGGCCGGCCAGCTGTACAATGAATTTAAGGAATTCTTCCCGAACAATGCTGTTGAATATTTTGTCAGTTATTATGATTACTATCAGCCTGAGGCCTATATCCCCCAGACCGATACGTATATTGAAAAAGATTCGAGTATTAATGATGAGATTGATAAATTACGGCACTCGGCAACAAGCGCACTTTTTGAGCGCCGCGATGTGATCATTGTCGCCAGCGTGTCCTGCATCTATGGCCTCGGTTCTCCGGAAGAGTACAAGTCACTTGTTGTTTCACTCCGGCCGGGGATGGAAATAGACAGAGACGCGATGCTGCGCCGGCTGGTAGATATCCAGTACACACGTAATGATGTGAATTTTACACGCGGAACGTTTCGCGTGCACGGCGATGTGGTTGAAATCTTCCCGGCATCGCGTGACGATCACTGCATCCGTGTTGAATTTTTCGGTGACGAAATTGACCGGCTGACCGAAATGGATCCGATGACCGGAGAAATTGTCGGTGAGCGGGATCATGTGGCCATCTATCCGGCTTCGCACTTCGTTACCGGCCAGGAGAAAATGACACGGGCCATTAAAAATATTCAGGCGGAGCTTGATGAACGGCTGAAGGTGCTGCGCGATAACGGCAAACTGCTGGAAGCGCAGCGTCTGGAACAGCGGACCCGTTATGATCTGGAAATGATGGAGGAAGTAGGGTTCTGTTCAGGGATTGAGAACTATTCCCGGCATCTTACTTTTCGCAAGGCGGGAGATCCGCCGTATACGCTTCTGGACTATTTCCCCGATGATTTTCTGATCATGGTGGATGAATCGCACGTGACGCTTCCCCAGGTACGGGCGATGTATAACGGGGATCAGGCAAGGAAGAATGTCCTTGTCGATCACGGGTTTCGCCTGCCATCGGCGAAAGATAACCGTCCGCTGACGTTTGATGAGTTCGAGAATAAAGTCAATCAGATTGTCTATGTCTCTGCAACGCCCGGTGACTATGAAATGGAACACTCGGGTCAGCCGGTGCAGCAGATCATCCGCCCGACCGGACTGCTTGATCCGAAAATTCTTGTCCGTCCGATCAGGGGGCAGATTGACGATCTTTATAATGAAATCAATATCCGGGCGAAACGCAATGAGCGTGTCCTTGTGACGACGCTGACTAAAAAAATGGCGGAGAACCTGACGGATTACCTGAAGGGTATGGGGGTTAAAGTCCGCTACCTGCATTCAGAAATTAAAACACTTGAGCGGATTGAGATTATCCGTGATCTGCGGCGCGGTGAGTTTGATGTGCTGGTCGGCATCAATCTGCTCCGTGAAGGGCTGGACATTCCAGAAGTTTCGCTCGTTGCGATTCTTGATGCCGATAAGGAAGGCTTCCTGCGTTCTGAACGGTCGCTGATCCAGACGATTGGCCGGGCGGCGCGTAATGCGGAAGGGCAGGTCATTATGTACGCCGACCGGATCACGGATTCGATGCGCGCAGCGATTGATGAAACGAATCGCCGGCGGACGATCCAGAACGCCTTTAATGAAAAACATCATATCACGCCGAAGACGATCAGCAAAGCCATTCCGGAACTGATTCAGGCTACGTATGAAGCGAAGGATCAGAAGAAATCCGGTAAGAAGAAGAAACGCAAATTGACAAAGACGGAACGGAAGAAAACTATTATCAGCATGGAAACTGAAATGAAGAAGGCGGCCAAATCACTCGACTTCGAGCGGGCCGCTGAGCTCAGAGATATTATTCATGAACTGAAGGCGGAGGGATAA